A part of Rhipicephalus microplus isolate Deutch F79 chromosome 8, USDA_Rmic, whole genome shotgun sequence genomic DNA contains:
- the LOC119164270 gene encoding uncharacterized protein LOC119164270 — MMHFAATAVLLAFAADLAQGTVQYHQLIKCSQNYSAEVMGVVTRDAIIGSQMTAKIKLRVYDTILKELKLRVTLFTPEGTVVPCIEHFGSCVYDVCEDVPDDKKTMWTTKCPVKPGTYWRNLIFRVSPKLLKHIGSGHLIAALMLESKGKKLSCQALHLRVYKTRPTTDIWD, encoded by the exons ATGATGCACTTTGCGGCGACTGCCGTGTTGCTCGCTTTCGCAGCCGACCTTGCGCAGGGCACCGTACAATACCACCAGCTGATCAAATGCAGCC AAAACTACAGTGCTGAGGTGATGGGCGTGGTAACTAGGGACGCCATCATTGGCAGCCAGATGACTGCCAAGATCAAGCTGCGCGTCTACGACACCATCCTTAAAGAACTAAAATTAAGAGTCACACTCTTCACGCCCGAAGGTACAGTGGTACCATGTATCGAACACTTCGGATCGTG CGTCTATGACGTCTGCGAAGATGTTCCGGACGACAAGAAGACCATGTGGACGACCAAGTGCCCCGTGAAGCCGGGCACCTACTGGCGCAACTTGATCTTCCGAGTGTCGCCGAAACTGCTGAAGCACATTGGC agtgGCCACCTCATTGCTGCTTTGATGTTGGAAAGCAAAGGCAAGAAGCTTTCGTGCCAGGCACTTCATTTGCGCGTCTACAAGACAAGGCCGACAACGGATATTTGGGATTAG